AGCGTGTATGAAGGTGGCCGGCCAGCGCACCTGGCAACTGCCCCCAATTCGCCGAAGTTCTAATCGCTGCTGGGCGGTCGGCCTACTTTAGCGCTTGCCGCAGCTTTTCGAGTTGCTTGCGGGCCTCGTCCAGGCGAGCTTGGGCCTGCTTGAGCTGCTCGTTATCGGCAGCGTCTTTGAAGGCTTCTTTCAAGCTGGCTTCGGCGGCTTGAATCGACTTGTCGAGCGCGTCAATCGACTCCAGTTGTGCTTTGTCGGGATTGGGAACTGGGGCTGGAACAGGGACCGGTGCTGCCGGAACCAGATCGAAGGGAATGCCACCGACGGGAATCGGAATTCCCGGAGCACCGGGAGCGGCAGGAAGTGCGGGGACAATGCGACGCGGGGCGATTGCCGGGGCAAGGCCGCCGACGCCGATCGCGCCAAACTTGATCGCCACATCTTTCTGCGCGTACTGTTCGTAGATCTTGTGCGCTTCGGGCTGCTTGGTCTTCAACTCTTCCGCGTTCTTGGCTTCGTACTTCTTGGTCTCTGACTTGCCGTCTTTGGTTTCGGTCACTTCCAGCTGCAGACCCTTCTCCGGATCGTCGACAATTTTCACCTGACGATCTTTATCCTTCACTTCGGTCGTCTTCACACCGTTCTCGATTTTCACGCTCGTTGTGATTCCGCCACCGGCACCACCCACGGCCACTGCTCGGGCGACGGCAATACGCAAACCCACGGGACCAGCGAAGCCGCGAACATTGGCGTTCGGCGTAGCTGGCTGTTGAGGGGGCGTGAGAATTTCGCTGGCGCGGCGCGAAGCGGAGCCGAGGTCCGCTTTGGCCAGGCGTTCGAGGGCTGCCTTGGCGGCGTCTTTGGCGGCGGGGGCACCTTTCTCGAAGTGATTTTTGAGAATGTCAAAGGCCCGCATCGAAGCTTCGCGACTTTCGCCGCTGGTGGCTTTTTCGAGCGCGGGGACTGCCTGCTCCCCAGCTGCGGCGAGTCGCTGCGAAGCATCTTGCCGGGCTGTGAATTCTTCAGCATCAAGCTGCTTGATGAGTTCGGCGATATCGGTGGCCGCGGCGGGCTTATCGGCAGCCGGAGGTGCAGCCTCTTGCGCGTGGCCGGTTGGCAACGTCAGGCAACAAAAACCGCAGCTTAAAGTCAGGCCGAAAAACAGTCGTCGAAAGGGGAGCGACATACATCACCTCTGGCAATGATAAACGGAGAGCGTGGCAGGTCGCACGTATGTTACCGCAGGCGGGCCGTTCTTGCAGCCCAAAAGTGGGTTTTTAGCTCACTCCGGCAAGCGGGATTTGCAAATTTCAGGTGAAGCAACTTCCCCATTGAAGGGCACTGCGTGGTAGTTCGCTCACTCGGCAATGCATCTCCAGGCGACGCTTCGGGGAACTCCACGAACTGACGACGGATGTCACTTGCTGGTCCACCGAAATAAACAACACCCAGCGCGGCGTCGATTGGCAACTAAAAATCGATGACGCTCGCTGCAAACTCAAGTCGGTCGACCCGAAAACTAAGACGTGACAAACCTCTAGGAGCAGTATGCCTAGAACTCTCGGAGTCTAATCCACAGCAGGCGATTACTGGGGCAATTCGCTTGGCTTGTCCGCTGCGAGCATCATTTTTTCCATCACGGTGCGAAATCCCAAGCTGGCAAACGCCTCCCGTGCCTGCTCATTAAACGCCCATATATCCAAATCGATCCAGTTTGCGCCGCGCGCTTCGGCTTCGCGTTTCAACTCGGCAAGAAGTAACCGGGCAATTCCCTGGCGGCGGAAGCGAGGCGATACCATGATCCCGGCCAGATAGCAGATGCGGTGGGGCACCAGGCACCAACTTTCTTCGCGATCCCGAAACTCGGCACTGAGAAACGCCACAGGCCGATCCTCTTCCGCCACGAGCCAATAGGACGAGGGTGATTGAATCATGGCCGCGACGGCGCGCTCCATTGTTTCGGCAGGGGTATCACGCCTGAACCTGTCGGGGAAGGCCTGTGCGTGCATCTCCTGCATGCCCTGATTCAATGCCGCCAGCGCCGGCGCATCGGAAACGGTCGCCTTGCGAATCTTCATACGCATTCTCGCCAACTGCCGCGCGGGTATCACCTGACTCAGTATCGACTGCGGGGCGTGATGAATCCATGACTCCGACATTAGTGGTTCATCACGCCGAGGAGTTAGGCTTGGTGAATTCTCTGAAATTGGTCAGATTACTGAGAACCAAGGAGGTGTTCTCATGCGTCTCCGGGCACCGCTTCGGCGAACGCCACGAACTGCAGTTTTCAGTCACTCGGTTTGCAGACCGCGAACGCAATGTCGGCCGAATACTACGAACGATTTGGCTTGGTGCGCTGCAGCGCTGAGGCAATCGGTCATGTGCTGAAGAGCGTGGGGATAAATCCTCGCTGGAAGCCAATCCCGACGGCTGGCTATAATTGCGGGCGGAGGATCCCTGACGATGGTCGACTTTAATAGTGTGCTTGCCAGTGCCCAGCAACTGACCGAAGAAGAGCGTGTACGGCTCATCGATGCGTTGTGCGAAACGCTGCCGGAAGAACCAGGATCTGAATTGCATCCTGAATGGAAAGAAGAGCTGGAACGCCGAGTTGCAGCGATTGAGGATGGAACCGCAACTTTGATTCCGTGGGAAACGGTGCGCGACGAAGCCCTTGAACGCTTGAAACGCTCCCATGATCGTTAAGTTCGACTCAGCCGCAAAGGCAGAATTCGACGAAACGCTCTTGTGGTACGGGCAGCAAAGTTTTGAAGCTGCACTCAGGTTTTCGGCGGAGATTGATGCCGCGATTCGGAAAATAGCCGACGAACCAAAGCGATTCTCCAGAACACTCGCAAAGTGTCAACGCTGCGAACTGATTCGATTCCCATACAGCGTTATCTTTTTCGCCATTGCTGGAAAGATTCGCATCGTTGCGATCGCTCACCACAAGCGGCGGCCAGGATACTGGCGTCGCCGCGTCTAAATTCATATTGATCTTCTACAGCGTCTTTCCCAGTGCCGTCGCCACCGTCCGGCAGCGAGACATGGTCTCGTCGAACTGTTTGAAGTTCAGCGATTGGTAGCCATCGCTGAGCGCCCGTTCGGGATCGGGGTGTACTTCGAGAATCAGTCCATCCGCACCGGCGGCGATGGAAGCGACCGCCATGTCGGGCACCAGATAGGTGTGGCCAGTTCCGTGGCTGGGGTCGACCACGACGGGCAAGTGCGTCTTGTGATGCAGGTACGGGACCGAAGCCAGCGGCAACGTGAACCGCGTATGTGCTTCGAAGGTGCGAATGCCGCGCTCGCAGAGCATTACGTTCGGATTGCCTTCGTTGAGGATGTATTCGGCGGCCAGGAGGAACTCTTCCATTGTGGCCGAGGGACCGCGCTTGAGAAGCACCGGCTTGTTGGCCTTGCCCACTGCTTCGAGCAGGCGGTAGTTCTGCATGTTGCGAGCGCCGATTTGCAGCACGTCGGCATACGAGGCCACCAGCGGCACTTCTTCGGTCGACATGATCTCGGTCACAATCGCCAGCCCGGTTTGCTCGCGAGCTAGGGCCAGCAACTTCAACCCTTCTTCTTTCATCCCTTGAAAGGCATACGGACTGGTTCGCGGCTTGTAGGCACCACCGCGGAGCGAAGTGGCACCGGCCGCTTTCACGGCATGGGCACAGGCGAGAATCTGCTCTTTGCTCTCGACCGAACAAGGGCCGGCCATAATGCCGATCGAACCGGCACCCACCTTCAAGTTCAGCGCGCGAATTTGAGTGGAGTCTTTCTTCACTTCGCGGCTGGCCACTTTGTAAGGAGCCAGAATCGGCATCACCGACTCGACACCTGGTCCGCTGGCGAGAGCCTCTTTCATTTCGGTTCGCTTTTCGCCGATGGCCGCAATCACGGTTCGTTCGGTGCCGGTGATGGGGTGGGCTTTCAGGCCAAAGGATTCGACCCGTTCAATCATGTGTTTGATTTGCTCGGGGGTGGCCCCTTGTTCCATGACAATGATCATCGAAAACAGCTCCGGCAGAGAGGGAATGTGGTAGTCAATCGCTGCAGCCAAAGGTTGCAGTTGTTGGTGAATCGATTCCAAGGTGACACGAATTTCGCTACGGCGATTTTCTCGCGGGCGAGCAACAATAGCAGTCATGGCGACAGACTCCGGATGGTCGAAGGCATTCCCCTCACAGACTCAACCGGAAAATATCGCCCTAGCCAACAAAAAAGCCCCGAGCGACCGGCTGGTCCCTCGGGGCTTTGAGATGGTTTTGCTACTGAACGAGCTTTTACGCAGTCTCCGCGGCCCCGGGGATGAACCCGGTAAAATAAAACCGCCAATATCCGCGCACGAACTTGTTCATAAGCGGCATTATCGTCCTCGGATTCCGCTTTTCAAGAGTGAGACGGAAATTTTCTCGGAAGAAAGCCGTTTTTTGAATCGCTGCGGTGAAGGAACGTGCTGGTTTCGCGATTGGGTCACGAAAGTGATCTGCCGTCCGCAAAGTGGACTTCACAAGATATGATAAGAGGCTGAGGCGGAGGGAACCACGCTCGTACGAGCTCCAGTTGGTGCGGTGCGGGCAGCTTGCAGGGAGAGGTTAGTCAGCAATGACGCAGTACGATGTCGATGTGCTGGTAATTGGCACGGGTCCCGGCGGTGAAGGGGCGGCCATGCAGGCAGTCAAGCAAGGCCTGCGGACTGCTGTCGTCGAACGCTTTCATCGCGTAGGGGGCGGCTGCACGCACTGGGGAACGATTCCCAGCAAGGCGCTGCGATTTGCGATTTTTCAGTTGCTCGAGGTGAACAGCAATCGCCTGCTGCGCGATGCGGGTTACAACCTCGAGCTGACGTTTCCGCAACTGCGCCGCTCTGCGGAAAATGTCATTCAGTTGCAAGAAGACATGCGCCGCGGATTTTACGACAAGAACGATGCCCGCCTGATTCACGGCGAAGCCAAGTTCATCGATCCACACACGGTCGAAATCAGCGATGCCCGCGGGCTCGTCGAAAAGATCACTGCCGCGCATGTCGTCCTGGCCGTGGGTGCCCGGCCGTATCGGCCACCAGATATCGATTTCAAGCATCCGCGCATCTTCGATAGCGATACCATTCTCAACCTGCCAGCCACACCCAAGACCATTACCGTGTATGGCGCGGGAGTGGTGGGCTGCGAGTATGCGTCGATGTTTCGCAACCTCGGTTGCAAGATCAACCTGGTCAACACGCGGCAGCAGTTGCTGGAGTTTCTCGACGATGAAATCTGCGACGCGCTCAGTTATCATCTGCGCGAAACGGGCGTGCTGATTCGCCACGGCGAAGCTTACGAGAAGGTCGAAGGACTGAGCGACGGCGTGGTGCTGCATCTTAAGAGTGGCAAAAAGCTGAAGACCGATATCCTGCTCTGGGCCAACGGCCGCACGGGCAACACCGACCGACTGGGGCTCGAAAGTGTCGGGCTCAAGGCCGACTCGCGCGGGCAACTGGCCGTCGACGAGTCGTACCGCACCTCGACTCCCAACATCTACGCGGTCGGCGACGTCACCGGTTATCCGGCTCTCGCGAGCGCAGCCTATATGCAAGGGCGCGCGGCGGTGCTGCACATCAACGGCGACGAATGCGCCAGCCTATTAGCGAAAGACATTCCCACGGGCATTTACACTAGCCCGGAAATCAGCTCGATCGGCAAGAGCGAGCGAGAACTAACGACCGAAGGAGTGCCTTACGAAGTGGGGCATGCCCAGTTCAAGAGCCTGGCCCGCGCCCAGATCACGGGTCGCCGCGTCGGCATGCTCAAGCTGCTGTTTCATCGCGAAACGCTGCAAGTCCTCGGTGTCCATTGCTTCGGTGTGAATGCAGCCGAAATTATTCACATCGGCCAGGCGATCATGATGCAGCCCCCGCCCCACAACACGCTGATGTATTTCATTAACACCACGTTCAACTATCCCACGATGGCCGAAGCGTACCGCGTGGCTGCGCTGAATGGCTACAACCGGCTGTTCTAAAGGCAGAAGGCAGAATGAAAGGAAGTCGCTTCAGTCACTCGATTTCCTTGAGCGACTCCTCGGCTTTCTTTTGTTCGGCGGCGATTGCGTCACGCCCGCGAATTTCGCTGCCGGCGAGGACGGCAAACTGGTGCTCGTCTTCGATCTTGTTGGACCGTGCATGTCCGCCGTCGAGTCGGTGATAGGTGCCGCTGCCCGACTCCGCCGCGTACCACAACGATCCCTCAGCATTGCGGTTCAGCAGTTCGCTGATCTGGACATTCGTGAAGGGCGTCTTCTTCTTGTAGTAGATCTGGATGACTCGCTTGGTGGTCGGAGACACTTCCACGAGCAAGCGAATTTCAGGGCTGTGCTGAAAGTGGAGACTTTCGATACCCGAGGCGAACGTTACTGTCTTGGTCGGCTGTCCGTACTTGTCGATGATTTCGTCTCGACTGGCACCCAGCCGGAACACGCTTAGTCTGGGCTTCACCGCTTCGATCGCCTGCGGTACCTCCGCGCCCTGATCCCTTTGCTGAGCCAACGACACACTGCCGAAATCCGTGGCAAGAGTGACGAACAGGACGAAGGCAACCGCCGCGTGCAGGTGCTTCATGGTCATGGGACACAGTACTTTTTTATGAGGATCGACACTGTGGCCGGCTGGATTCTTGACGGCACACCTCGGCCTATTATAGCAACGCCAAACCGCAAAAGGGGGGTGTTGAATTAAGGCGCCCATAGTTGAACAGTGGTGTGCGTTTCTCTCGGGTTTGGCTGGGGGTGAGTGTTTAATTAAGGGACGCGATGTTGGACGTTTAGGTTGAAATTGGTGGCGTTTTTTCGCGGTCCGGTCGGCAAATACCGAAGCCGCTGGCCGAACCTCACTCGGCGAAATCGCCTCTACACCCCTAGAAAGCCGTGTGCTATATTTCAGGTTGTCCGTCGAGGGCGTGTAGCTCAGTTGGGAGAGCGCTGCGTTCGCAATGCAGAGGTCGTGGGTTCAACTCCCATCACGTCCACTATTTCGAAGTCTTGTTCGCGACAGGTTTGGTTGCGAGAGAAGCCTTTTCTGGTTGGCTTCTCAACTACCCTGGGCAATCTTGTCTGGGGCTTAGTGTTAGAAGTTGTCGCCCACGATGAACGCCTTCGTGCGCGGCGGGGTGATAGTGCTTGCTTCGCGCTGCCGAGTTGAAGAATAATGGCCTCTTGCCACTCAGAGGCTGCCCATGACCGATCCAGTCCGTTCTCGTCCGTGGTATCGTTTGCAGTTCAACCTGGGGACATTGCTGTGGCTGATGCTGGTCATCGGGATGGCGATCGCCTGGTGGAACGACCGGCAGCGCTTCGAAGTCCGTTTGCAAAAGTTGGAACAGACATACGCTCCTGCCGCGCAATCGTTGTGGGGTGCAGCAGACATTCTCGGCGCGCCCGATGATCCGACCGGGACCGCTGGCAAATCGTGGTGCCCGCTGGGTTCCAACGGAGCAGATTGGGTAGAGGTCGGTTTCAACCGCGCTGTGGCAGCATCCACCATCGATCTGTACGAGACTTACGCCGTGGGCTGTGTTAAGGAAGTGCTGGTGGTCGACCGTGCGGGTAACGAAACGAGCA
Above is a window of Anatilimnocola aggregata DNA encoding:
- a CDS encoding GNAT family N-acetyltransferase; protein product: MKIRKATVSDAPALAALNQGMQEMHAQAFPDRFRRDTPAETMERAVAAMIQSPSSYWLVAEEDRPVAFLSAEFRDREESWCLVPHRICYLAGIMVSPRFRRQGIARLLLAELKREAEARGANWIDLDIWAFNEQAREAFASLGFRTVMEKMMLAADKPSELPQ
- a CDS encoding addiction module protein translates to MVDFNSVLASAQQLTEEERVRLIDALCETLPEEPGSELHPEWKEELERRVAAIEDGTATLIPWETVRDEALERLKRSHDR
- a CDS encoding type II toxin-antitoxin system RelE/ParE family toxin → MIVKFDSAAKAEFDETLLWYGQQSFEAALRFSAEIDAAIRKIADEPKRFSRTLAKCQRCELIRFPYSVIFFAIAGKIRIVAIAHHKRRPGYWRRRV
- the aroF gene encoding 3-deoxy-7-phosphoheptulonate synthase, whose product is MTAIVARPRENRRSEIRVTLESIHQQLQPLAAAIDYHIPSLPELFSMIIVMEQGATPEQIKHMIERVESFGLKAHPITGTERTVIAAIGEKRTEMKEALASGPGVESVMPILAPYKVASREVKKDSTQIRALNLKVGAGSIGIMAGPCSVESKEQILACAHAVKAAGATSLRGGAYKPRTSPYAFQGMKEEGLKLLALAREQTGLAIVTEIMSTEEVPLVASYADVLQIGARNMQNYRLLEAVGKANKPVLLKRGPSATMEEFLLAAEYILNEGNPNVMLCERGIRTFEAHTRFTLPLASVPYLHHKTHLPVVVDPSHGTGHTYLVPDMAVASIAAGADGLILEVHPDPERALSDGYQSLNFKQFDETMSRCRTVATALGKTL
- the sthA gene encoding Si-specific NAD(P)(+) transhydrogenase, with product MTQYDVDVLVIGTGPGGEGAAMQAVKQGLRTAVVERFHRVGGGCTHWGTIPSKALRFAIFQLLEVNSNRLLRDAGYNLELTFPQLRRSAENVIQLQEDMRRGFYDKNDARLIHGEAKFIDPHTVEISDARGLVEKITAAHVVLAVGARPYRPPDIDFKHPRIFDSDTILNLPATPKTITVYGAGVVGCEYASMFRNLGCKINLVNTRQQLLEFLDDEICDALSYHLRETGVLIRHGEAYEKVEGLSDGVVLHLKSGKKLKTDILLWANGRTGNTDRLGLESVGLKADSRGQLAVDESYRTSTPNIYAVGDVTGYPALASAAYMQGRAAVLHINGDECASLLAKDIPTGIYTSPEISSIGKSERELTTEGVPYEVGHAQFKSLARAQITGRRVGMLKLLFHRETLQVLGVHCFGVNAAEIIHIGQAIMMQPPPHNTLMYFINTTFNYPTMAEAYRVAALNGYNRLF